A region of Vibrio porteresiae DSM 19223 DNA encodes the following proteins:
- a CDS encoding methyl-accepting chemotaxis protein encodes MTKTNNKSYPESISFISTTDCSSYITYANKEFCDIAEYSAEELQGHPHNIVRHPDMPKAAFAQLWSYVKRGDSWMGLVKNRCKGPRHYWVSAFVTPIKNAAGEVVEYQSVRSKPTAEQIQRAEALYAKMNANKKVSSWRFSSLLTTQILVATSTVLSLVSCAVTAPWWLSASSAVLGIGALLVSVYCKSRMTQVNKLAKAAYDNPLMESVYTGHFDDLSAIELALMMRKAELRAVVARSADTSEQILDDANKELANLQVVEQSLTSQQHETDQVATAVEELTYAINDIANNAAESSRFTEDAQIESLTGLKKIDTTIEQIRVLDRELANSRTILTSLSEHTQKVEMILDVINSIAEQTNLLALNAAIEAARAGESGRGFAVVADEVRQLAAKTGHSTHEIQTMIAQLHELTNQVVDSMTQGSDLSELCKQRADETGQVIRSISDKLALITDKSQQTAAAVEQQAIVTKEISANTMNIKLLAEKTSCASGESVDRTRDLVDNLEDLSRLINQFKA; translated from the coding sequence ATGACAAAGACGAACAATAAATCGTATCCAGAGAGTATTAGCTTTATCTCTACCACAGACTGTTCAAGCTATATCACTTATGCGAATAAGGAATTTTGCGATATCGCTGAGTATTCAGCAGAAGAATTGCAAGGACATCCCCATAATATTGTTCGTCATCCGGACATGCCGAAAGCGGCGTTTGCTCAGTTATGGAGCTATGTTAAACGCGGTGACAGTTGGATGGGGTTAGTCAAAAACCGTTGCAAAGGCCCACGCCACTATTGGGTGTCGGCTTTTGTTACGCCAATTAAAAATGCCGCAGGCGAAGTGGTGGAGTACCAATCGGTTCGTTCTAAACCAACCGCAGAACAAATCCAGCGCGCTGAAGCACTCTACGCCAAAATGAATGCGAACAAGAAAGTCTCTTCATGGCGTTTTTCCTCACTACTGACGACACAAATTTTGGTTGCGACATCGACCGTTCTCTCTTTAGTCAGTTGTGCGGTTACTGCTCCTTGGTGGCTCTCTGCGTCAAGCGCTGTGTTGGGTATTGGTGCACTGCTTGTAAGCGTTTATTGCAAAAGTCGGATGACGCAGGTAAACAAATTGGCCAAGGCGGCTTACGATAATCCGCTGATGGAGAGTGTTTACACGGGGCATTTTGATGATTTGTCGGCCATTGAATTAGCACTGATGATGCGTAAAGCGGAGCTACGAGCGGTTGTTGCGCGCAGTGCTGATACATCAGAACAGATCCTTGACGATGCCAATAAAGAGCTTGCGAACTTGCAAGTGGTTGAGCAAAGCTTAACCTCGCAACAACATGAAACGGATCAGGTGGCGACGGCCGTAGAAGAGCTCACTTATGCTATTAATGATATTGCAAATAATGCAGCCGAGAGCTCCCGTTTTACGGAAGATGCGCAGATCGAATCTCTTACTGGGTTGAAAAAAATCGACACGACTATCGAACAGATTCGGGTATTGGATAGGGAATTGGCTAACAGCCGCACCATATTAACCAGTTTGTCTGAACATACACAAAAAGTGGAAATGATTCTGGATGTGATCAATTCGATTGCAGAGCAGACCAACTTGCTTGCGTTGAACGCAGCCATTGAAGCGGCTCGAGCTGGGGAGTCTGGCCGAGGTTTTGCTGTGGTGGCGGATGAAGTGCGTCAATTGGCGGCCAAAACCGGTCACTCTACTCATGAAATTCAGACCATGATTGCTCAACTGCATGAATTGACTAATCAAGTTGTCGACAGTATGACGCAGGGCTCTGATCTTTCGGAACTTTGTAAACAGCGCGCTGATGAAACGGGTCAAGTGATTCGCAGTATTTCAGATAAATTGGCTTTGATTACCGATAAAAGTCAGCAAACTGCGGCGGCAGTAGAGCAGCAAGCTATTGTCACTAAAGAAATTTCAGCTAATACGATGAACATCAAGTTACTGGCGGAAAAAACATCATGTGCTTCTGGTGAGTCTGTTGATCGTACTCGAGATCTGGTGGACAACTTGGAAGATCTGTCGCGTCTTATTAATCAGTTTAAAGCTTAG